The stretch of DNA CGCAAGCAGGCAGGGGAGCGTGAGAGCGTCAACGTTGGGCGGCTCTGCGTCGCGCTGGTGGCGTTGGTCGCGATTGCAATCGCGAGCGATCCGGACAGTGAGGTTCTGGCGCTGGTTTCGAACGCTTGGGCGGGCTTTGGCGCCGCGTTCGGGCCGCTGATCCTGCTGTCGCTGACATGGGATCGAATGACCGGTGCTGGCGCCGTTGCTGGGCTGGTGACCGGCGCGACGGTCGCGGCCGGCTGGATTGCGCTTGGTTGGAATGCCGCCCTTCCCGGATTCAGCGGAGGGCTCTACGAGATCGTCCCCGGCTTCATCGCAGCGTGGCTTGCTATCGTCCTGGTCAGCAAGGCCACCGCACAGGAGAACGCTCTACAAGGGAGCTGAGGCATGGCCAAGATTACCGGATTGGGTGGTGTGTTCTACGTCGTGAAGGATCCCGCGGCGACGCGCGCCTGGTATCGCGACGTGCTGGGCCTTGACGGGGAATACGGACCGCAGATGAACTGGTCGGAAGAAACCGGCGACAGGCCCTATTCGCTGATCAGCCATTTCGCCGACGATGCGTATATCAAGCCAGGGCACGGCGAATTCATGATCAACCTGCGGGTGGACGATCTCGACTCCTTCCTGACCCAG from Erythrobacter mangrovi encodes:
- a CDS encoding VOC family protein — encoded protein: MAKITGLGGVFYVVKDPAATRAWYRDVLGLDGEYGPQMNWSEETGDRPYSLISHFADDAYIKPGHGEFMINLRVDDLDSFLTQLAAKGVEVLDSTDEGYGKFAWLLDPDGVKIELWQQVAAPE